A DNA window from Drosophila pseudoobscura strain MV-25-SWS-2005 chromosome 2, UCI_Dpse_MV25, whole genome shotgun sequence contains the following coding sequences:
- the LOC4802720 gene encoding HEAT repeat-containing protein 5B isoform X4, giving the protein MENLNFARTPQFLRKVINEARRSFIHTAPSARGQHPEEASTEPPHDEMELAHTLTLNEEAMKQLPEPKRPVFELEWLRYLEKSLPHVAKHEIKANQKKLVQQLSERIQGAPGPPMRKLIASALATLFSVGDTFMLFDTVNACNDILKNKDDSPSYLPTKLAAICVLGSMYEKLGRMMGRTYEDTVQILIRTLKNAESQARIEIMHTLEKVSAGMGTAIANVHKDIYKAAKHCLLDRVMAVRVAAARCILKMIYSAPFLYQTELESLGTLCFRAFDGSNYEVRCAVAQLLGTLLAYTQQLAEAALNKKANQTVVLQAGKGATQRLVSLDEALGILMSGFLRGGASFLKGTGEIIKGSSGVNREVRVGVTHAYVVFVQFMGSVWLERQLSVFLAHVLDLVANPKAACSHVDAVYSRKCINFILRSTIGKMLGEKAQTAACKELIHLVAKQMNSIDFNPENAKDSNQETLFSQHLLVCALQELSSLFICLGTTAQNLLGDQSLQTIDATCAVLVHPCAAARLAAAWCLRCCCVAVPSQITPLVDRFIEAIEQMRSSPEAIAGYSCALAAILGSVRYSPLGIPHTKGKVVFNCAEELLRSASQNSRMSLHRTQAGWLLIGAIMTLGSPVVKGLLPRMLLLWRNSFPRSNKELESEKARGDAFTWQVTLEGRAGALSVMHSFLLNCPELVSEDITRRLLTPIESALAMLVNLATVLKSYGTQLKAPAAMVRLRLFETLTLLPPNALEASYTHLLRMLVSEFTLSDNAANTTNSLLRTLCHGDDSIILGTWLQETNHRTIEDQLQPNSAAGSGALEHDPCCLYRPSWYAHGNGSGSSSGSATTSGTGNSGGSSSGNLQLINKAQQCPGPLPLGVAVIDMSVTLYGTIFPKVANKHRLQMLEHFGECIKQAKSSRQEAVQMNIFTALLCALKNLTDSKTSLGQEDVRRSATGLIVASLTSANSTIRCAGGEALGRLAQVVGDSHFTAELAQNSFDKLKSARDVVTRTGHSHALGCLHRYVGGMGSSQHLSTSVSILLALAQDSASPVVQVWSLYALAQIADSGGPMFRGYVEAALTMSLKLLLSVPHAHVDVHQCVGRVVNALITTVGPELQGSAAGVSAMRGSFLCSAALLQAHADPLVQAEAIGCLQQLHLFACKSLQLDSLVPTLVKMLASNYFILRKAAVSCLRQLAHREAKEVCELALTISPEQCPDLVLTEYGLPGLLFSMLDTETDAEMLKNIHDTLTSMLQMLAADNLSSWLSLCKNVLTVAAEGGLAEDCPPTGADHANKDHTSGQEEDDDEEEEYADDVTEYRAEENTSTHPAVQPRWPTRVFASHCVRRIISSCEASSPMHFDLLQAKEQQMIKSRGDYLILHLAELIRMSFMAATSDSDQLRLEGLRTLQEIIDRFANVPEPEFPGHLLLEQFQAQVGAALRPAFAPDTPSHVTAAACEVCSAWIGSGVARDISDLRRVHQLLVSSLSKLYTKTNSTQLYNESMATLEKLSILKAWAEVYIVAMMGNGKAPASLLSLQSQQTAAVHSLTAVEADVDQDPTPDSRGESLLGLVQPELHNLSTHWLNAMKDHALLLLPAEFQSQLPHDGGAFYTTDTINSSKPHYMTSWPPLLYASALWLRDEGFARHQETAASSSAESNNNHITHGSLSADRFHMIFGICMEALCSMRSSEKPKNIVSCLRSLHSIFDSKWARQQLIKDRALTIELCHVLHRQILTRDELLVQLLCVEILKQTIQAAREDLDNRRDDNANAEDSLQLGEDNSMQPGSSHVYAVLEVCLCLFVRQIPSMNPTKQSGSGLQLDYAYAKFHSTASFFSVLSDDSGLLVASGLQCVEQLLDLCTPRGALTILPTILYMTTSIIKEIANKSAIDSSILANTSAVQAALQCLRSVCVHRWSRQADTAEDWQQLLQSALATVIDLTKTAGDNEERRVDEVTMLLAIAVFILHTPASVVAAPSLQYPCINHFRQCLQSEHLSVKLKCIETTRSIFASAELKTATPYIHALAPRIIKSLYAESSKTPASELELQVTLESIVTVEQLIDLAEPQHHIQMLTLLVPVLIGFLADPSRLRTLAKYQRQLHEQALQWLLKIGPKYPKEFKALMGQTPELRQKLEAAIRSQQQSINIAQKATEAQRNGLLAKPQKPTIKLKTDFSNFQ; this is encoded by the exons ATGGAAAACCTTAACTTTGCACGCACGCCGCAATTTCTGCGCAAAGTTATCAACGAGGCGCGCag ATCGTTTATACACACCGCCCCATCCGCTCGGGGACAGCATCCAGAGGAGGCGTCAACAGAGCCACCACACGACGAAATGGAACTCGCCCACACACTGACCCTCAACGAGGAGGCCATGAAGCAGCTGCCGGAGCCGAAGCGGCCGGTGTTCGAGCTGGAGTGGCTGCGGTACCTGGAGAAGTCGCTGCCCCATGTGGCCAAGCACGAGATCAAGGCCAACCAGAAGAAGCTGGTCCAGCAGCTGTCCGAGCGCATCCAGGGTGCCCCCGGTCCGCCCATGCGGAAGCTGATAGCCAGCGCCCTGGCCACCCTCTTCTCGGTGGGCGACACCTTCATGCTCTTCGACACGGTGAATGCATGCAATGATATCCTGAAGAACAAGGATGATTCGCCCAGCTATCTGCCCACCAAGCT CGCTGCCATTTGCGTCTTGGGCTCCATGTACGAGAAGCTCGGCAGGATGATGGGCAGAACCTATGAGGACACTGTCCAGATACTCATACGCACCCTGAAGAACGCCGAGTCGCAAGCACGGATCGAGATCATGCACACCCTGGAGAAGGTCAGCGCCGGCATGGGCACGGCCATTGCCAACGTGCACAAGGACATCTACAAGGCGGCCAAGCACTGCCTGCTCGACCGGGTAATGGCCGTGCGCGTGGCCGCCGCCCGCTGCATACTCAAGATGATATACAGTGCCCCGTTCCTGTACCAGACGGAGCTTGAGAGCCTGGGAACGCTCTGCTTCCGCGCCTTTGATGGGAGCAACTACGAGGTGCGCTGCGCTGTGGCCCAGCTGCTGGGCACGCTCCTGGCCTACACCCAGCAGCTGGCGGAGGCGGCCCTAAACAAGAAGGCCAATCAGACGGTCGTCCTGCAGGCGGGCAAGGGAGCCACGCAGCGGCTGGTGTCGCTGGACGAGGCGCTGGGCATACTGATGTCGGGATTTCTGCGGGGCGGAGCCTCCTTCCTCAAGGGAACCGGGGAGATCATCAAGGGCAGCTCCGGAGTGAATCGGGAGGTGCGTGTGGGCGTCACCCATGCGTACGTGGTGTTTGTCCAATTCATGGGCAGCGTCTGGCTGGAGCGCCAGTTGAGCGTGTTCCTGGCCCACGTCCTGGATCTGGTGGCCAATCCGAAGGCCGCCTGCTCGCACGTGGACGCCGTCTACTCGCGTAAGTGCATCAACTTCATTCTGCGCTCAACGATCGGCAAGATGCTGGGGGAGAAGGCCCAGACCGCCGCCTGCAAGGAGCTCATCCATCTGGTGGCGAAGCAGATGAACTCGATCGACTTCAATCCGGAGAACGCCAAGGACTCCAACCAAGAGACCCTCTTCAGCCAGCACCTGCTCGTGTGCGCCCTCCAGGAGCTGAGCTCCCTGTTCATCTGCCTGGGCACTACGGCCCAGAACCTGCTCGGAGACCAGTCCCTGCAGACCATCGACGCCACGTGCGCGGTGCTGGTCCATCCGTGCGCCGCCGCTAGACTGGCGGCCGCCTGGTgcctgcgctgctgctgcgtggccGTGCCCAGCCAGATAACGCCGCTCGTCGACCGCTTCATCGAAGCTATCGAGCAGATGCGCTCCTCACCGGAGGCCATCGCCGGCTATAGCTGCGCCCTGGCGGCCATTTTGGGCAGCGTGCGCTACTCCCCGCTGGGCATACCCCACACCAAGGGCAAGGTGGTGTTCAACTGCGCcgaggagctgctgcgctcCGCCTCCCAGAATAGCCGCATGTCGCTGCACCGCACCCAGGCCGGCTGGCTGTTGATCGGGGCTATCATGACTCTGGGATCGCCGGTGGTCAAGGGTCTGCTGCCACGCATGCTGCTCCTGTGGCGCAACTCCTTCCCGCGCTCCAACAAGGAGCTCGAGTCGGAGAAGGCCCGCGGGGACGCCTTCACCTGGCAGGTGACGCTCGAGGGACGTGCGGGTGCCCTCTCTGTGATGCACAGCTTCCTGCTCAATTGTCCGGAACTGGTCAGCGAGGACATCACCCGACGGCTACTCACTCCAATCGAGAGTGCGCTGGCCATGCTGGTCAA TTTGGCCACTGTTCTCAAGAGCTATGGCACCCAATTGAAGGCTCCGGCGGCCATGGTGCGCCTACGTCTCTTCGAGACGCTGACTCTGCTGCCGCCCAATGCTTTGGAGGCCTCCTACACGCATCTCCTCCGCATGCTCGTCTCGGAGTTTACGCTCTCGGACAACGCGGCCAACACCACCAACTCGCTGCTGCGCACGCTCTGCCACGGCGATGACTCCATTATTCTCGGCACCTGGCTCCAGGAGACCAACCATCGTACTATCGAGGATCAG CTGCAGCCCAATAGTGCGGCTGGTTCGGGGGCCCTGGAGCACGATCCCTGCTGCCTGTACCGCCCCAGTTGGTACGCCCATGgaaacggcagcggcagtagcAGCGGCTCAGCCACGACGTCCGGAACTGGGAACTCCGGAGGCAGCAGCTCTGGAAACCTACAGCTGATCAACAAGGCCCAGCAGTGTCCCGGTCCCCTGCCGCTGGGCGTGGCTGTGATCGACATGTCCGTGACGCTGTACGGCACCATCTTCCCGAAGGTGGCCAACAAGCATCGGCTGCAGATGCTGGAGCACTTTGGCGAGTGCATCAAGCAGGCGAAGAGCAGCCGCCAGGAGGCGGTCCAGATGAACATCTTCACGGCGCTGCTGTGCGCGCTAAAGAATCTGACGGACAGCAAGACGAGCCTGGGCCAGGAGGATGTGCGGAGGAGTGCAACAGGTCTAATCGTGGCCTCGCTGACCAGTGCCAACTCCACGATACGCTGCGCGGGAGGCGAGGCTCTGGGAAGGCTGGCTCAGGTCGTGGGCGACTCGCACTTCACCGCCGAACTGGCGCAGAACAGCTTTGACAAGCTCAAGTCGGCCAGGGATGTGGTTACACGCACGGGACACTCGCACGCCCTCGGTTGCCTGCACCGGTATGTGGGCGGCATGGGCTCCTCTCAGCACCTGAGCACCAGCGTGTCCATCCTGCTGGCCCTAGCCCAGGACAGCGCCTCGCCGGTGGTGCAAGTTTGGTCGCTGTACGCCCTGGCTCAGATCGCCGACTCCGGCGGTCCCATGTTCCGGGGCTATGTGGAGGCAGCGCTCACGATGTCCCTCAAATTGCTGCTCAGCGTCCCGCATGCTCATGTGGATGTGCATCAGTGTGTGGGTCGCGTGGTCAATGCCCTGATCACCACCGTAGGACCGGAGCTGCAGGGAAGCGCTGCTGGAGTCAGTGCCATGCGCGGCTCCTTCCTGTGCTCAGCCGCCCTTCTGCAGGCGCACGCGGACCCCCTGGTTCAAGCCGAGGCGATCGGCtgtctgcagcagctgcatctGTTCGCCTGCAAGTCCCTGCAGCTGGACTCGCTGGTCCCGACGCTGGTCAAGATGCTCGCCAGCAACTACTTCATCCTGCGCAAGGCGGCAGTCTCATGCCTGCGCCAGCTGGCGCATCGCGAGGCGAAGGAAGTGTGCGAGCTGGCGCTCACCATAAGCCCGGAGCAATGTCCGGACCTAGTGCTAACCGAGTACGGACTCCCCGGGCTGCTCTTCTCGATGCTGGACACCGAAACGGATGCCGAAATGCTGAAGAACATCCACGACACCTTGACCTCCATGCTGCAGATGTTGGCGGCAGACAATCTCAGCTCCTGGCTGAGTCTATGCAAGAATGTGCTCACGGTGGCCGCAGAGGGCGGCCTGGCCGAGGACTGTCCCCCCACTGGGGCGGATCACGCGAACAAGGATCACACGTcggggcaggaggaggacgacgacgaggaggaagAGTATGCCGACGATGTGACCGAGTACAGGGCGGAGGAGAACACATCCACCCATCCGGCAGTACAGCCCCGCTGGCCGACCCGCGTCTTTGCCTCCCACTGCGTCCGGAGGATCATCTCCAGCTGCGAAGCCTCCAGTCCCATGCACTTCGACCTGCTCCAGGCCAAAGAGCAGCAGATGATCAAGTCCCGAGGCGACTACCTAATCCTCCATTTGGCGGAGCTCATCCGCATGTCCTTCATGGCGGCCACCTCCGACTCAGACCAGCTGCGGCTGGAGGGACTGCGCACCCTCCAGGAGATCATCGATCGCTTCGCCAACGTCCCAGAGCCCGAGTTTCCCGGCCACCTGCTGCTCGAGCAGTTCCAGGCGCAAGTGGGGGCCGCCCTGCGTCCCGCTTTTGCCCCAGACACGCCCTCCCACGTGACGGCTGCCGCCTGTGAGGTGTGCTCCGCGTGGATCGGCTCGGGAGTGGCGCGGGACATCAGCGACCTGCGACGCGTCCACCAGCTGCTCGTGAGCTCCCTCAGCAAGCTGTACACGAAGACGAACAGCACCCAGCTGTACAACGAGTCCATGGCCACGCTGGAGAAGCTGAGCATCCTCAAGGCTTGGGCCGAGGTCTATATTGTGGCCATGATGGGCAACGGCAAGGCGCCGGCCTCCCTCCTCTCGCTGCAGTCGCAGCAGACTGCCGCCGTCCACTCCCTGACTGCCGTGGAGGCGGATGTGGACCAAGACCCCACGCCCGACAGCAGGGGCGAGAGTCTGCTGGGACTGGTGCAGCCGGAGCTGCATAATCTGTCCACGCACTGGCTGAACGCCATGAAGGACcacgctctgctgctgctgccggccgAGTTCCAGTCGCAGCTGCCGCACGATGGCGGCGCCTTCTACACCACGGATACCATTAACTCCTCGAAGCCGCATTACATGACCAGCTGGCCTCCGCTGTTGTACGCCTCGGCCCTGTGGCTGCGGGACGAGGGCTTCGCCCGACACCAGGAAACAGCCGCCAGCTCATCGGCGGAgtccaacaacaaccacataACGCACGGCTCCCTTTCGGCGGACCGATTCCACATGATATTCGGCATCTGTATGGAGGCCCTGTGCAGCATGCGCAGCTCGGAGAAGCCCAAAAACATCGTCAGCTGCCTGCGATCCCTGCACAGCATCTTCGACTCGAAGTGGGCGCGCCAGCAGCTGATCAAGGATCGAGCCCTGACCATCGAACTGTGTCACGTGCTGCACCGACAGATCCTGACGCGCGACGAGCTGTTGGTCCAGCTGCTGTGCGTGGAGATCCTCAAGCAGACCATCCAGGCGGCGCGCGAGGATCTCGACAACAGGCGCGACGACAACGCCAATGCCGAAGACAGCCTGCAGCTGGGCGAGGACAACTCCATGCAGCCCGGCAGCTCGCACGTGTACGCCGTGCTggaggtgtgcctctgcctgttcGTTCGCCAGATACCGAGTATGAACCCAACCAAGCAGAGCGGCTCGGGCCTCCAGCTGGACTACGCCTACGCCAAGTTCCACTCCACCGCCTCCTTCTTCTCCGTCCTGAGCGACGACAGTGGTCTGCTGGTAGCCAGTGGGCTGCAGTGCGTCGAACAGCTGTTGGACCTCTGCACGCCACGCGGAGCCCTCACCATTCTGCCCACCATCCTGTACATGACCACTAGCATCATCAAGGAAATAGCCAACAAGTCCGCCATAGACAGCAGCATCCTGGCCAACACCAGCGCCGTGCAGGCGGCCCTTCAGTGCCTGCGCTCGGTCTGCGTGCATCGGTGGTCGCGGCAGGCGGACACCGCCGAGGactggcagcagctgctgcagagcGCCTTGGCTACCGTCATAGATCTCACCAAGACGGCTGGCGACAACGAGGAGCGCAGAGTGGATGAGGTCACTATGCTGCTAGCCATCGCCGTCTTCATTCTCCATACCCCAGCCTCCGTGGTGGCCGCGCCCTCGCTGCAGTATCCTTGCATCAACCACTTCCGGCAGTGCCTGCAGTCCGAGCACCTGTCGGTCAAACTGAAGTGCATCGAGACCACGCGCTCCATTTTCGCCAGTGCCGAGCTGAAGACGGCCACCCCCTACATCCACGCCCTGGCCCCGCGCATCATCAAGTCCCTGTACGCGGAGTCCAGCAAGACGCCAGCCAGCGAACTGGAGCTGCAGGTCACCCTGGAGAGCATTGTCACCGTGGAGCAGCTGATCGATCTGGCTGAGCCACAGCACC ACATACAAATGCTGACGTTGCTGGTGCCTGTACTGATTGGTTTCCTGGCCGATCCCAGCCGCCTTCGAACCTTGGCCAAATACCAGCGACAGCTGCACGAGCAGGCCCTGCAGTGGCTGCTCAAGATTGGGCCGAAATACCCGAAGGAGTTCAAGGCACTGATGGGTCAGACACCGGAGCTGCGCCAGAAACTGGAGGCAGCCATACGCAGTCAGCAGCAGTCAATTAACATTGCCCAGAAGGCAACGGAAGCCCAGAGGAACGGTCTGCTGGCCAAGCCACAGAAGCCGACCATCAAGCTGAAGACGGACTTTAGCAACTTCCAATGA